Proteins co-encoded in one Setaria viridis chromosome 9, Setaria_viridis_v4.0, whole genome shotgun sequence genomic window:
- the LOC117840485 gene encoding PITH domain-containing protein At3g04780, with amino-acid sequence MAAANTAAAGAATPAPAPAAPAAPVQVPRGQVDLADFIDWTGVECLNQDSSHSITNALKQGYRDDEGLYLASDSDEQLLIYIPFMQVVKLHSALFKGPEEEGPKTVKLFSNKEHMGFSNVNDYPPSDTLDLSADHLAENKPATLKYVKFQNVRSLTIFIEDNQSGSDVTKIHKIALYGTTVDTTNMKDLKKIEEH; translated from the exons ATGGCCGCCGccaacaccgccgccgccggcgcggccaccccggcccccgcccccgccgccccggccgcgcccgtGCAGGTGCCGCGCGGGCAGGTGGATCTGGCCGACTTCATCGACTGGACCGGCGTCGAGTGCCTCAACCAGGACTCCTCCCACAGCATCACCAACGCGCTCAAGCAG GGTTACAGGGACGACGAGGGGCTGTACCTCGCCAGCGATTCGGACGAGCAGCTGCTGATCTACATCCCCTTCATGCAGGTGGTCAAACTGCATTCCGCGCTCTTCAAAGGgcccgaggaagaag GCCCCAAAACAGTCAAACTCTTCTCCAATAAAGAGCATATGGGTTTCAG CAATGTAAATGACTATCCACCAAGTGACACTCTTGATCTATCCGCCGATCACTTGGCAGAG AACAAACCCGCGACACTAAAATATGTCAAGTTCCAAAATGTTCGCAG CCTGACTATATTTATTGAGGACAATCAAAGTGGAAGTGATGTCACAAAAATCCACAAGATTGCGCTTTATGGAACAAC